The Asticcacaulis sp. MM231 genomic interval GCGCGAGGCCGCCGCTCGGTGTGCGTGATCGACGCCGGCCAACCGCGAAACCGTTTCGCCTCCCATTCTCACGGTTTTTTCGCCCATGACGGCGACGCGCCACGCGTCTTGATCGGCGCCGGACGCGAGAAGGTGGCGGCCTATCCCAACGTCACCTTCATTGACGCGCAAGCAACCGGAACACGTGGCCAGAATGAGGACTTTACCGTCACAGCCGGCGGTCAGGATATTCAGGGACGAAAATTGATCCTCGCGTTCGGTATCCGCGACAACCTGCCAGATATGCGAGGCCTGAAAGAACGCTGGGGCCATTCTGTGCTGCATTGCCCTTATTGCCACGGCTATGAGTTCCAGGGACAGCCGCTCGGCGTGCTGAGCCTCACCCCCATGTCGGCGCATCAGGCGCTGATGATCCCGGAATGGGGGCCAACCACGTTCTTCCTCAATGGCGGTGAGATGCCCGACAGCCAGACACGGGCGCGATTGCAGCAACGGCACGTGATTATCGAACCCGCCCGCATATCCGGATTTGTCGGCGCGGCGCCTGATATGGCGGGCGTCATGCTGGAAGACGGCCGGACTGTCCCGATTACGGCCCTTTACCTGGGTTCGCGCACCGAACTGAACAGCCCGATCGCCGGCGTGCTGGGCTGTGCCTTACAGGACGGCATGTTCGGGCCGGTCATTCAGATCGATGGCATGGGCCAGACCAGTGTGCCTGGCGTCTATGCCGCAGGCGATATCGCTCGTTCGGCCCATAATGCGACCTGGGCAACGTCTGATGGGGTGATGGCCGGTTCGGCCGCGCATCGCTCGCTGATCTTCGATCCCCTCGGCATGACATTTTAACCGCCGGTTTGGTGGTTGGCCGTGACGATCACCCTGTCGCTTGTCGTCCATCACGCCCGCAGATTGTGTAGGAAAAATGGGTGGTGAAGGAAAGCCGGATGCTCACCCTTACCCGTGCCGGCGTGAGTAACGAGGCCAATTTTCAGGTCAGACTGATCCGGTTGATGGCGACGCGGAGCGCGGGTGCGTGGCGTGTTGCTGTCGACTGTAAGCGGGTGGGCCGAGGCCGCTCACAGCAAGAGCGACAGCCCGGACCAAACGGGTCCACGGCGAGACGGTCCGACAGTGTCGAGCCCTTGCCGGTCAAAGGTTGCAGAAAAGCCCACCTTAAAGGCAGATGCCTTCAGCCAGCCGGCGGTCGACGCCACTGTGCAGACATCAGATCGGAAATGGTTGGATCGGAACGCTCTTTCAAGCCTGCAATGATGCGTTCGCGGTCGCCTTCAGGGTGTGTCTGGCTTAATTTGGTCGTACCTTCGAGGCTGTCGACATGGACGCGGAAGGAGCGGATCTTAGGGAGTAAGAACGCCACGCGACCTTCGGGCGCCATATCGATCGTCCAGGGTGCACTGAACGCGTTCTCAGCTATGTCAATGGTACGGCGCAACACGTCTGTTTGACCCGCCTCATCGTCGATGACCTCCAGCGTGCCGCGTACATGGGCAGCGACATAGTTCCAGGTCGGCACTTCTGGCTTTTCCACATACCAGCGCGGCGAGATATAGGCGTGCGGCCCTGCGAAGATCGCCAGCGCCCTGTCGCCGGTGCGCATCGTCTTCGCTTGCGGGTTTCGTGCCGCCATATGCCCGATAAGAGTTGTCTGACTGTCATCCGTCTCGAAAACGATGGCAGTGGTCGTGGCCGACATATCGGCCAGGATCAGGGTTGCGAAGGGATAGTCACGCACAATGGCAGCCGGATCAGAGGCGATATAAGGCTCGGCACGGAAGAGGGTAGGGCTCATCGGAATTCCTGAAAGTGTGTCGGTCATGCCTGTGTTCTGAAAACACATCATAAGACCTGCCTACATAACCCTCATAATGCTGCAAGACACCGACAAAATGCGGATCGGGTGGTGAGCCTGTGTCACCGTCACCTCCGGCCTTTGCATCCTGACAGTTACAAAGCCTTGTTCTAGCTTGGATTCATCCACCACAGGGCTGGACGCATAAGGTGTGTAGCCGCAAGTAGAGTCAGTTCCTTCACCTTGTGGTGACTTTTGCGCACCACGCACGACATTTTTTGCAATGCGGCATAATCTGATGCTGGCCCACTATTGCTTCACTTCACGAGGATACAACCCCATGCCCAGGTCCTTCCTGTCTCTTGCCCTTACTCTGTTTTTGGCGCCGGCGCTTTACGCAAGCCCGGGGTTCGCTCAAGTGCCGGCGCCGACTCCACCCGATAGTCAGGCTGATCTCAAGCCTGTCATCAATTTTGGTGGCAAGGAGCTGAAGTTTGACTGGCCGATGCTGAAGATAGGCACGGGTGAGTACAGCGAAGGGCCGACCGGCGTGACGGTCTTCAGTTTCGATAAAAAGGTCATGGCAGCGGTGGATGTACGCGGTGGCGCGCCTGCCACCGTCAATACCGACCTGGCGCGACTGGGCTATCCGACCTCGGATTTTGACGCCGTGGTTTTTGCTGGTGGTTCGGCCTATGGACTGGAAACCACGACGGCTGTGGCCAGCGCGCTAAAGGATGATGGCAAAAATACCGGCAACTGGGATTCCATCGCGGTCGCCCTGGGCGCTATCATTTTCGACTATGGCGACCGCCGCCTCAATGAAATTTATCCCGACAAGCGGTTGGCTCAGGCCGCCTATCGCGCCGCTCAGCCGGGTGTCTTCCGAAACGGCGCCGCCGGGGCCGGACGCATGACCATGTCAGGATACTTCTTCGGCTGCAAGGCGCATTCCGGGCAGGGCGGTGCCTTCCGCCAAATCGGCGACCTGAAGATCGCGGTCTTCACCGTGGCCAACCCCTACGGTGTGGTCGTCAACCGCGATGGCAAACTGGCCGCCTGTTACAATGATGCCGGCTGGCCGGCCAATATTACCGTCAATGACCTGATGCACAACCTGCCGGAAAGCCGCAAGGCCGGATGGGCCACGCCCAGCGGGCCGATGCATAACACCACGATCAGCCTTGTGGTCGTCAACCAGAAGATGGACGCCGCGGAACTTCAGCGCCTGGCGATCCAGGTTCATACCTCCATGGCGCGTGGTATCCAGCCTTTCTCGACAATGAATGACGGCGATGCGCTTTACGCCGTATCCACGGGCGAGATTGAGGCTGAGAAGGGTATCGTCGACAGCACCGAAATCGGCGCCATCGCGTCCGACCTGATGTGGGACGCCATCCTCAATTCGGTGCCCGCGCAGGACCCGCTGCCCGTCATCACAGCGCAGCCGGCCATCCCAGTCAAAGCTCTGGCGGGCTATGCGGGCGAGTACCGGTTTTCGAACTTCGTCACCGTCACGGTCAGTGAAAAGGACGGCAAGCTCTATGGCCGTGCGACCGGTGCGCGCAAAGCTTTCAACGTGCCGCTTGATCAGACGGTCGAGCTGTTACCGGTCGGGCCTGGCCTCTTCGCGGTGCCGGGACGCTACCCCACGGTGCTTGATTTCAACCAGTCAGGTACGCTTGTCATGAACCCTGGCCTTTGGAAGCAGACCGGTCTCTGGCAGAAGGCGAAAAAATAACCGCTTGCGGTGCGTTGTGCGCACCGCTCCGAACCGGCTACGCGCCTAGTCACAGGACCGTCACAAAAACAATCTGATGCCGTGGATACCCACACACACGAAGGGGATAACAACAATGACATCGAGATTTTTCAAAGCAACGAAAGGGAGCGTATCGGTACACGCGCTTCTGTCCGTCATGGTGGCGGGGGGGCTGCTCAGCAGCGTCGCCGTCACGGCCCATGCCCAGACCGAGGAAGCCGCTGCTCACGTGGCGGACAAGACGAACGACGTCATCGAGGTGGTGGTGACGTCACAGAAGCGCCGCCAGCGTCAGATCGACGTGCCGGTCGCGGTCAATGTGCTCAGCGCCGAGACCCTGGAAAAGCGCAATATCCAGACGGTTCAGGATCTGTCCTTCTCGGTGCCAGGTTTGATCCTGCGGTATGACGGTCCCGGTTCTTCGCAGATCTTCCTGCGCGGCGCCACCAACATCCGCGGGTCTGACGCCCTGGTCTCATCCTATATGGACGATACGCCGGTGACGCTGACCGGTGGCTTCCGTCAGGTCGACCTGCGTGCCCTTGATCTGGACCGTGTTGAGGTGCTGAAAGGACCACAGGGCACGCTTTATGGCCAGGGTGCCATGGCGGGTACGGTGCGCTTTATTACACGCAATCCCAGTCTCTATACTGTGGACGGCTTCATCAGGGCCGATATCTCGTCGATCGACGAGGGTGATACCAATTCCAAGGTGTCCGGCGCGGTCAGCCTGCCCCTCATCAAGGGCACACTGGGCCTGCGCCTGGCG includes:
- a CDS encoding NAD(P)/FAD-dependent oxidoreductase; translation: MIFDAIIIGGSFAGLSAAIQLARGRRSVCVIDAGQPRNRFASHSHGFFAHDGDAPRVLIGAGREKVAAYPNVTFIDAQATGTRGQNEDFTVTAGGQDIQGRKLILAFGIRDNLPDMRGLKERWGHSVLHCPYCHGYEFQGQPLGVLSLTPMSAHQALMIPEWGPTTFFLNGGEMPDSQTRARLQQRHVIIEPARISGFVGAAPDMAGVMLEDGRTVPITALYLGSRTELNSPIAGVLGCALQDGMFGPVIQIDGMGQTSVPGVYAAGDIARSAHNATWATSDGVMAGSAAHRSLIFDPLGMTF
- a CDS encoding FMN-binding negative transcriptional regulator; protein product: MSPTLFRAEPYIASDPAAIVRDYPFATLILADMSATTTAIVFETDDSQTTLIGHMAARNPQAKTMRTGDRALAIFAGPHAYISPRWYVEKPEVPTWNYVAAHVRGTLEVIDDEAGQTDVLRRTIDIAENAFSAPWTIDMAPEGRVAFLLPKIRSFRVHVDSLEGTTKLSQTHPEGDRERIIAGLKERSDPTISDLMSAQWRRPPAG
- a CDS encoding P1 family peptidase, encoding MPRSFLSLALTLFLAPALYASPGFAQVPAPTPPDSQADLKPVINFGGKELKFDWPMLKIGTGEYSEGPTGVTVFSFDKKVMAAVDVRGGAPATVNTDLARLGYPTSDFDAVVFAGGSAYGLETTTAVASALKDDGKNTGNWDSIAVALGAIIFDYGDRRLNEIYPDKRLAQAAYRAAQPGVFRNGAAGAGRMTMSGYFFGCKAHSGQGGAFRQIGDLKIAVFTVANPYGVVVNRDGKLAACYNDAGWPANITVNDLMHNLPESRKAGWATPSGPMHNTTISLVVVNQKMDAAELQRLAIQVHTSMARGIQPFSTMNDGDALYAVSTGEIEAEKGIVDSTEIGAIASDLMWDAILNSVPAQDPLPVITAQPAIPVKALAGYAGEYRFSNFVTVTVSEKDGKLYGRATGARKAFNVPLDQTVELLPVGPGLFAVPGRYPTVLDFNQSGTLVMNPGLWKQTGLWQKAKK